A single window of Penaeus vannamei isolate JL-2024 chromosome 24, ASM4276789v1, whole genome shotgun sequence DNA harbors:
- the LOC138866160 gene encoding uncharacterized protein — protein sequence MPRRPRPCPPPMTPAHAPTPMPPAHDPPMTPPMTPAHAPTPMPPAHAPTPMPPPPMPPPMNSAHAPTPMPPPRHCPPPRPWPPAHAPPAHAPTPMPPPMTPAHAPTPMPPPMTPAHAPTPMPPAHAPHPPPMTPAHAPTPMPPAHAPPPAHDPRPCSDAHAPPAIAPPPMTPAHAPRRDPRPCPPPMTPAPGIPTPALSTSKSLFLRFPREMRSSFASVHLESQTRKFSCMFSI from the exons ATGCCCCGACGCCCCCGCCCATGCCCCCCGCCCATGACCCCCGCCCATGCCCCGACGCCCATGCCCCCCGCCCATGACCCCCCCATGACCCCGCCCATGACCCCCGCCCATGCCCCGACGCCCATGCCCCCCGCCCATGCCCCGACGCCCATGCCCCCCCCGCCCATGCCCCCGCCCATGAACTCCGCCCATGCTCCGacgcccatgccccccccccgccattgcccccccccccgcccatggcCACCCGCCCATGCCCCCCCCGCCCATGCCCCGACGCCCATGCCCCCGCCCATGACCCCCGCCCATGCCCCGACGCCCATGCCCCCGCCCATGACCCCCGCCCATGCCCCGACGCCCATGCCCCCCgcccatgccccccaccccccgcccatgaCCCCCGCCCATGCTCCGACGCCCATGCCCCccgcccatgcccccccccccgcccatgacCCCCGCCCATGCTCCGACGCCCATGCCCCCCCCGCCATTGCCCCCCCGCCCATGACCCCCGCCCATGCCCCCCGCCGCGACCCCCGCCCATGCCCCCCGCCCATGACCCCCGCCCCTGGTATACCTACGCCCGCGCTCTCGACCTCGAAATCTCTGTTTCTTAGATTCCCTCGGGAGATGAGGTCGAGTTTTGCCTCTGTCc ACCTTGAGAGTCAGACACGAAAGTTCTCTTGCATGTTCTCAATATGA